The sequence CCTAATAGACTATGGCACCAATGAGTCTTACGAATTCACAAAGGAGATAAGAGAAAAAATAGAAGATAGATTTAATGTAAAAATTACTGGCATTCCTGTTCTAAATTATGACTTGAAAAATATAACCACAAAGGATTTAGAGAAGGTAAATATAATTTCCATAATCTCTATATTCTTAATAATTGCTTTGTCTTTTCTTTCCCTTCCTATTCCCATTTTTCTTGTATTTACCATTGAAATGGCTATTACCATAAATTTATTTATAGATTATATTATTTATGGATTCCTATTCTTTTCCTCTAATCTCTTCATATGTGCCATCCAGCTTGGTGCCACCATAGATTATGCAGTACTTATAACTTCAAGATACTTAGAAGCTAAAAGAAAAGGTCTTGATAGATTTTCTTCTGCAAGGTTTGCCCTTGGAGGAATAAATAGTATCATTAATAGTGCAGGAACCATGTTCTTGATTTCTCTTCCTTTGGGAATTTTTTCTGATATTTTTATGGCAAAGAATCTTGCCATGCTTATAAGCAGAGGTGCTTTGATAAGTGTAATTTTTGTTATCTTTTTTGTGGTACCTCTTTTGACAGTAATTGATCCTATTTTAGATAAGTTTGGATTTATAAGAAAGGAGGCATAAGAAGTGAAAAAGGGAATTATAATCTTGATCTTTCTTTTAATGATTTTAAGTATAAGTTCTTCTTCAGGAATAACTGTAAGAAATGATGAGAGTATATATGTATTATTAAATTATGATGGAAAGGTAAGAAGAGTTGATCTTGTAAATTGGATAGAGATAAGGGGAAGGGGGAGATTTTCTATAGTAAAGGAAGGAAGGTATTTAAAAAATGCAAAATTATATAACGAAGATACTCAAATCAGCATTAATTCTCAGAGTATAAGAATATCAGGAGATTCAAAGGGACAAAAAAATTTATATCTTACTGCATCCTTAAATAAAAAGCTTCCTTTAGATTTTAAAATTAGTTATAAATATAATGGGAAAATATCAAAACCTGAAGAATTTATAGGAAAAAAAGGAGACTTGGAAATAGAGGTAAAGATAAAAACCCTTGAAGATTTACCCTTTAGATTAGTTATGTCCTGTGAATTTTCTGCAGATGATTTTCTTTTAAAAAATCCTGAGGATTTTATGGTCATGGTTCTTGGAAAGACCGTGAGACTTACTGGATTTACCTATCCTATTCCCGAGGGAAAAATTAAATTATTATTAAGGGGAGAAAAATTAAGGATTCCTGCTTTTACCTTTACTGCTCTTCCCTCTCTTCCTCCTTTAGATCTTTCCATGAAAAATCAAGGGAAAGCTTTCTTGGATGCTTTAGAAGGATTTCTTTTATTAAATCAAGCTCATCAAAAAATTTTAAAGGGCATTTTAGATAATCTCAATTCTCAAAATATTAATATTCCTCAAGAATTTTTAACTCTTCCCTTTACCCTCGTAAAATATCAAAACAAAGCTTACATAATATCAAAGGAGCTTGAAAGTTATCCCCAGAATTTTTTAAAACTTTATAATTTTATTAAAGAGAAGGCAAAGGAAAAAGAGGAAGAAGATTGGAAGAAGGCATTAGATATAGCAGAAGAAGTAAGATTTGAAATAGAGAAGAATAACTTTGCAAAGGAAGTAAAAGAGATAGGAGATTTTATAAGTGATCTTTCCTTTGAGAGTCAAAAAGCCCTAAATCTTATAAATACTTCCCTTCAAGGAATACAAAAAATAGAAGAACTTATGAATACTATGCTTTATGGTGGAGAAATAGAGAGGAAGAAATTACCAGGGCTTATCGATATGGAAAAGAATATTAAACAAAGCATAGAAAAACTACAAGATAATATAAATTCTCTTGAGAAAGTAGAGAAAAAGATAAAAAATTGGGAGAATAAATTAAAGAATTACAATTTTGCAGGGAAAATCCCAGGAGCAATTTCTAATGTAAGATTTTATTTCAGAATTGAGGAAAAAAGATAGTTAAAATATAATTTGGGACGATAAAGTAATTAAAGTAACTATAAGAGAGGCAATAAACACTCCAAAGGATATAGCTATGAAGGATTGCTTTAAAGTTAATCCTAAAACCCTTGCTAAAATTGCTCCAGTAAAGGCTCCTGTTCCAGGAAGGGGTATGGAAATAAAAACTAGAATAGAAAAAACAATACCAGAAGGGTATATTTTTAGTTTATTTAGCTTATTTTTTACAAATCCTTCATAATATTTTTTAAAAGGATCCCTATGGAGTAATATTTTTCCTAAAAAATCTATGCCTGTATATACGAGGACTCCCATAAGAGTATTTCCTAAAAAGCTTGCTAAAAATACTTCAGGAAGAGAGAGTCCTTTATATATTCCATAGGGAATAGATGCTCTACATTCTCCTACAGGTATCATAGATAGTAAAAATACTTCCAATAACAACTTCACAGCTTATTATTATATCAAAAAAAGAATTTATTTTTTTACAATTTCTTTTAGTTTATCAATAAAAGTAGTAAATTCTTTATCATTAAAGGAGTCGTCTTTTATTCTAATCCTTGGCCCAGAGAAAAGGGTAACTCCAGGCAACTTTACTAAAAAAGTCAATATCAGTTATTTGATCCAATCTATTAAAAGATTACTATTATAATTCCAAGTGGTAAAAGTATAAAAATTAAAAAGACCTCTAATGTTAGATTAACATAAATTTCTGTTGAGAGTTTCTCTTTAGTTTCTTTGTTAATAAAAAACTTCCCTATTTGATTTTCTTATTGATCCTTTTCACTCTTTATTTAGAGCTATTAAACTGTAACTCAGGTTATACTGTTCTTAAATGACTTTTATCCTTTTCAGGAAATTAGTAATTATGGTATAATTCTTAATACTATGGAGTTATATCTTTATAATACTTTGACAAGAAAAAAGGAGATATTTAAACCAATAAATCCACCTTACGTGGGTATGTATACTTGTGGTCCCACAGTTTATAATTATGCTCATATTGGAAATCTTAGAACCTATATTTTTGAAGATGTTTTAAAAAGAGTTCTTCTTTACAATGGATATAAAGTGAAACATGTAATGAACATAACCGATGTGGGACATTTAACTTCTGATGCAGATGAAGGAGAAGATAAGATTGAATTAGAGGCAAAAAAAGAGAAAAAAAATGCTTGGCAAATAGCAGAGTTTTATACAAATGCCTTTAAAGAAGATATTAAAAAATTAAATATTTTAGATCCTGATATCTGGTGTAAAGCAACAGATCACATAGAAGATTTTATATATCTTATAAAGATCTTAGAAGAAAAGGGATATACATATAGGACCT is a genomic window of Dictyoglomus sp. containing:
- a CDS encoding small multi-drug export protein, which gives rise to MEVFLLSMIPVGECRASIPYGIYKGLSLPEVFLASFLGNTLMGVLVYTGIDFLGKILLHRDPFKKYYEGFVKNKLNKLKIYPSGIVFSILVFISIPLPGTGAFTGAILARVLGLTLKQSFIAISFGVFIASLIVTLITLSSQIIF